The Cloacibacterium caeni region TCGTATTAGCACCAATTTTATTTTTGGAATTCAAATCGAAAATCTTTTCAAATAAATCTCCATCAAAATTTTTAGAATTTTTCATCTTTTAAATCTCGGTTTATATTGTTTTTGAACTTCATTGGTTTGCTGAATCAGATATTCATTCAAATCCTTGAAATTTTGATAAAAAACCCTACCATCTTAGACTGCACCCAAAAGTTTAGACAAAATTAAACAATATTTTCAAAGGAAAGAGTTCGGTACTGTACCGGACTCTTTCCTTTGAGATTGAGTCTTATTCTATCATTGTTGTAATAGTGAATGTACTTCACTATTTCCTTCTTAAGTTCCTGAATGGAACCAAACTTTCTGGTATAAAACATTTCTGATTTTATCGTTCCAAAAAAGTTTTCTATCACCGCATTGTCCAAACAGTTTCCTTTTCGGGACATACTTTGAATAATACCTTTTTCTTTTAACAAGTTTTGGTAATGTTTCATTTGATATTGCCAACCTTGATCAGAATGTAGAATGATGTTTTGTGTAGATTTTACTTTTCTGAATGATTTCTTTAGCATTCTGATGATTTGGCTAAACACAGGTCTTTCAGATAAGTCAAAACTGACAATTTCACCATTAAATAAATCGATGATTGGAGATAGGTAAAGTTTATTACCCGATACATTAAACTCTGTAACATCGGTTGCCCATTTCTGATTAGGAGTGTCCGATTTGAAATTCCTCTGTAGAACATTGGGCGCAATTTTCCCTTGCTCTCCCTTGTAAGATTTATATTTCTTCACTCGGATAATACTCTTTAAACCTAATATTTTCATAAGTCGTAAAACAGTTTTGTGATTAATCAAAATTCCTTTTTCTTTCAAAAGCAAAGTAATTCTTCTATAGCCCAACCTTCCTTTATGACGATGATAAATCTGCTTAATCATTTCTTTTATTTCCGCATATTTATCTTTCATTTGAAAGCGTTTTTGATAGTAATAAAAACTGCTTCTTGCCATCGATGTACAATGCAGCAGTACTGCTAAATCAAAGTCCTGCCTTAACTCTTCGATGGCTTTGGATTTTTCCTTTCCTGAATTAAGGCGTCTAACTTTTTTAAAATGGCGTTCTCGGCTTCTAAATAATAAATCCTCTCCAACAGTTCTTCCTCCCTTGTTAAGGGTTTGCCTGTTTTCTTTTTTTTTCGCTTGTAATTACTCATGGTTTTAGGTCTTCCTCTGGGTCTGTTTTCTAAACCTAAAATACCATTTTTTTTGTAATTACGCTGCCAACTAAGAATACTGGACTCCGCAGGAATATTAAACCTTCTCGACGCTTCTTTTAAACTTAAATTCTCTTTCTCAATTACTGATAAAATCTTTAATTTAAAATCTTTTGTGTAATGCGTATTGGAAAGCCGAACAAGTCCTGAAACTCCATAAAGTTCATAAAATTTTATCCATTTACGAACCAAGGAACCACAAACTCCAATGCGTTTTCCTAAATCGTCTGTTCCAATATCCCCTTTGTGATATCTCTTTATAGCTTTTAATTTAAAGTCTACTGAATATTTACTTTTCCCCATAAAAAATGCCCCTAAAAAGTGTCTAACTTTTTGGGGGCAGTCCATCTTCAGCATTATTTAATTCATTTTTCAATATTTCTACTGCTCTGTTTCCAGCTTCGTCATTGTCAAAATACAACTCGATGTTTTTATAATCTTCAAGGGATTTTTGTGCCTTGTAAATCATCGAAACCGAATTCAAAATGATATAATCAGAAGGTTCTTTTTCCAAATATTTTTCAATGTTTTTGAAAGAAAGAAAATCAAAAAATCCTTCAAATATTTTTACACTTTTTGAACCGTTTTTTATTGTAGAAATATCTTTTTTTCCTAAACAAATTTTGGCGAATTTATTGCGAATTTCATAACCTCCAGAATCATTCTTAAATCCAATTCCGAAGTAATTTTTACCATTCATTCGATAGTGAATTTCTTGTGTAAATTTGGCTTGGTTTACGACTTTTCTATCGTTTAGATATTCCAAAAGTGCAGAATGTTCAATATTTTTAATTTCAAGAATTTCATAATTCTTAGGTAATTTTTCTAAGTTTTTATTTGAAATTATCTGCTGTTGAAAAGAAGAAAAAGTTTGCTTTTCTGCCCATTCCAAAACATTTTTTACGGAAGTATTCAGATATTTTTTCATAAAATCGGTATTGTTTCCGCCGATTCCTTCGGAATGCAAATACCAATAGTTTAGAGTTTTATTGATTTTAAAAGAGGCGTGATTTTCTTTGGCAAAAGGATTGAGATACCAAGCTTCTTTTTCATTTTGTTTTGTTGGATGGTGTCCGAGAGAAGCAAGGACTTCTTCCAACTTTATAGAGTTGAATTGGTTGCAGTTCATTTTAATGTTTTTGTTTTCTTTGTTTTTTTTAATTTCTCTTACCTAATTACCTTTTTATGGATTAACAATACTTTAAGGCAAATTTTTACAATTACCTGTTTTTACCTTCTTACCATAAATTTCTAATCAAGGTAACTTTAGGTAACTATTTTTCAAATTAAATTACCTTTATAAATCATTGATTATTAAATCGTTTAAAGATTTAAGGTAACTTGGTAACTTTGGTAAGTTTGTTTATTCAGATTTTCTTTTGATGAGATAACCGTACACCTGAAGTTTGGGATGTTTTATCCTTTGATATTTTAAACTGGTGAGTGCTTTTCCGATTTTAACATTATTCAATCGCAAGCCTAAAGCATTATTCATCGCCAACATAATATCGGTTGCTGTTAGAAATTCTTCCATTTTTTCCGATTTTTCAAAATGTGCAGAAAGGATTTCTTGTTCCATTGAAACTTGTGCATATTTTTCGTTTCGCTTTTCGTTTTCGGTGATGTCTGTTGCAGTCAATTCGGGATTGTAATTTTTCCTTTCAAAAGCATTGTAGTAAGCTTGAGCCCAAATTTTATCAATATCTATTTCTTTGGAATATTCAAAATCAAATGAATATACCTCAAAAATCAACCAGCGAATGCTTCCTGTTTCATCGGTAAGAAAGTCAGTACGATTGGTAGAACCTACAAATGAGCAAATCCGTTCTAAAAACTCGGCTTTTCTGGCATAAGGAAGTCTAATATTTGCACTACTTTTTGAGATGAAAGATTTCAAAGTATTGACATCAGATTTTGATAAAACCGCTAATTCATCGAGGTTGCAAATCAAATTTTTACAAATGGAAATAATACCATCTTTGTCGATAGAGATATTTTCGGTGTAATAATTTTCTAATTTTGGAGGAATTAAAAATCTTAAAAAAGAGGATTTCCCCGAATTTTGATGCGATGCTAAAACCAATGACTGTTTATTGACATAGCCTCTATTTAATGAACATAATACCGCTCTTGTTAGCCATTTTTCAAAATGATAAAGAAATGCTTCATCATCATTGGTTTTGAGATATTGACTAAACTTTTTGATATAATTTTCTCCATCCCAGGTTTCTAAATTTTCAAAATATTCACGAATTGGGTTGTATTGCTGAATTAAATGGCTTCTAACCAGAATTTCCAACTTATTCATATTGATTTCAATGCCAGATTGTGCTAATTCTATCAATAAAGAATTGATGTTGAGAACCGACCAAGTTTCATTTTTCCCCTTCAACTGAATTTCTAATTCCAAAGCAATGGTATTGTAACGAATGTTGTATTTTTCGTCTAAATATTGCATCGCTCGATCGTAAATGGTTTTGGAAGGAGTATCGGATTGATACAAGAGTTTTTGTTCGTTCATAAATTTTTTGGATTATGGTAGTAGCACGAATATTTTTAATATTTGTACTTTACTTCCAAGTAAAACAAAATCTTAAGCCTAACTATGACGATAGTAAGGCTTCATTTTTTGCGTAAAGAAAATTCGATTGCTTCTTGTTGAATTTCATCATTTGACTTATGACTGTTTTTTAACAACCACTCATCAATTTTTTTTCGTTCAAAAAAGAGAATTTTTCCTGAAGGTTTAGAAAATGGGATTGAATTAGTATGAACCAATTTGTAGATATAGGATTTCTTGAATCCTGTATAATCTGAAAGCTCTTCTACATTAAGAATTGTTTTGAGTCCGAAAATATGCTTTTCAATTCGGTTGAGCTTATGAATAATGATTTCGTTATTTTCCATCTGTTTCTTTTATTCGATTTAACGAAGCAAAAGTCAGCATGAAAAACTACAAATACAATACTATCAATAGATTGTGGGCTAATTAAGACTAATCTGGATTAATTTGGAATCTCCAAAAGTGTAAAAAAGAATAATCTAGATTAATTTGGAAGGTTAAACATATTTATATCCAAAAGCATATAATATTTATTTATACTGAACAATTATATTTAATTGCATATATTTTTGTGTTTTTGCTTAAAATAATAACAAATAAATCTTACATTTCAATCTTTAATTCCGGAATTATTTCTGCTGCTTCTCTTGCTTTAGAATCTACAATTTTTGCATAAATCTGTGTGGTTCTCAGTTCTCTATGTCCTAATCTTTTTGAAACGGTGTAAATATCTGCACCATTTTCCAATAACAAAACTGCATTAGTATGTCTTGCTGAATGAAAAGTAATATGCTTAGAAACAGCTGCACGATTGCACCATCTTATAATTTCTGTATTGTAAGTCATTCCATATTTCAAACCCTTAAAAACTCTTTCCTGTTGCTCTTGTTTTTCACCTAACAATTCTCTGGCTTGTTTTGAGATATACAAGTACTCTACTCCATCTGTTTTTTCTTGTCTGAAATTTACCTTGCTTACGTCTCCTTCATCTCTCACTTCGCACCACTTTAAAGTATTGATATCTGACCAACGAAGACCAGATAAACACGAAAAAAGAAATGCTTTTTTCAAAACTGGATATTTACACTCTGATTTTGCTAAAGATTGTAATTCATCAAAAGTGAGATATTCTCTCTGACTTTCTGCTTGTTCAAATGATTTTACTTTAGTAGAATAATTAATAGAAAGAAAGCCGTCATCAAAGGCTTTTTTTAGACAAGCTTTAAATTTGTTGAAGTAAGAATGTTTTGAATTTTGGGATAAAGGCAAGTTACTTTTTGTAATAGCTTGTTTATCAAAATAATCCTTCACTTTTTTTACAAAATTTTCATCAATCTCATCGAAAGTTAGATTTGTTGGGACTATTTTCTTTAAATGAACATAAGTAGATTTCCAGTTTCCATAATTATCATGAGAAAAATTAATTTCTCTATCATCTACCATTTCAGAAAAGAAATTCAGAAAGGTTCTTTTTGCTTTTGTTGTATTTTTAATATCAAATTTACCTTGAATGTATTCCGTTTGTCTAATTGCTAGAATATTTTCCGCAAGCTTCAAAGTTTCTTTGTTCTCATTTTTTTCAACTTGCGTTTTTGGATTCTTATGCAAATACAATTGAAGATTTTCATAATCTCTTAAATGCTTTCTTTTACCATCTTTTGAAACAACGGAACCTTTGTAATATTCAATGAATATACTTTCTCTTCCATCTGCAAGTTTTCTTTTGTATATAGATATTTTCATAAGTAGTACATTTGTACTACTTTTTGGTGACAAGTAGTACAATCGTAGTACAAATATATAAATAAAAGATTAATAAAAGAAAATATAATTTACATAAAATACTGTAAATCAATTAAAAGAAAGAAAAAGAAACTAAAGAAAAGCATATTTATTTCCCGATACAGAACTTAGAAAAAATATTCCCCAATACTTCATCATTGGTAAATTCCCCAGAGATTTCACCCAGATGTTCTAGAGCATTTCTAAGTTCGTACGCTAATAATTCAGTAGAAATTTGATGAGTAATGGCTTCTTTTACTTTATAAACCGCGTCAATAGATTTTTGAAGAGATTCGTAGTGTCTTTGGTTGGTAATCACCACGTTGCTTTCAGATTTTAGGTGTTCTACATAAGTAGAAAGTTCATCTTTTAAATCCTGAAGATGAATATTTTCCTTAGCCGAAATTTTCAACAACTCATGCGCAGGAATTTCAGATTGAAGGGTTTTGGCAATGTTTTGTGCTTTTTCTTCGGCTTGTTCTACTTCATCAATTTTAGTAAGACAAATAATGATTTTCAAATCTTCTCTTGCCAATTCCTGTAGCATGGCAAGGTCGTCTTTTAAATCGGTAGTTGCAACATCAATCAAATACACCAAAACATCAGCTTGAGCCACTTTTTCTTTGGCTTTTACCACGCCTATTGCTTCTATGGCATCTTCTGTTTCACGCAAACCAGCGGTATCAATAAGTCGAAAAGCATTTCCTTTGATGTGCAAAACCTCTTCTATCGTATCACGAGTGGTACCTGCAATATCTGAAACAATGGCTCTTTCTTCTTTTAAAAGAGCATTCAGTAAAGTAGATTTTCCAGCATTTGGTTTTCCGATAATGGCTACTGCAACTCCACTTTTAATTGCGTTTCCGTATTGGAAACTGTCAATCAAAGATTTCAGTTTGCTTTCTATTTTTTGAAGCAGTTGTACCAATGCAGTTCTATCTGCAAATTCCACATCTTCTTCCGCAAAATCTAATTCTAATTCAATCAAAGAAACAAAATTGAGCAAGTCATTTCTCAAAACAGAAATCTCCTGAGAAATGCCACCTTTCAGCTGTTGAAGAGCTACTTTTCTGGACGCTTCATTCTCCGAAGCAATAAGGTCGGCAATAGATTCGGCTTGACTCAGGTCTATTCTACCGTTCATAAAAGCACGCATGGTAAACTCCCCTGCTTTTGCCATTCTTGCACCATTTTTAATCAAGACTTCTAAAATTCTTTTGCCAATATGCGGAGAACCATGGAAAGAAATTTCCACAGAATTTTCGGTAGTGAAAGATTTGGGAGCCAGAAAGATAGAAACCATTACTTCATCGATGACTTCATCTCCATCTTTGATGAAACCATAATGTACGGTATGAGATTTCTGTTGGGTAAGTGCTTTTCCATCAAAGCATTTTTCACAGATTTCTATGGCTTGTTCTCCAGAAACTCTAATAATTCCTATCGCTCCAATTCCATTGGCAGTAGCGAGTGCACAAATAGTGTCTTGATTCATGCCACAAAGGTAGTAAAACTTAAAATGCTTTCAAAAAAAGCCTAAAAAGCTTCTTTATATCTATTAAAAAGACATTTTAAATCTTAATATAAATTTTCTTTTTATCTAAAAGATAACCAACACTCCAGCACAAAAGCATGTACACAAAAGAGAATAAAAACGCCCCAAAATAAGCTCCAAAAGGGGTAAATAAGTTCTCATAAATCCAAGTATAAGAAGCTTGTCCTGCGATAGGAACTCTCCACATGAGCGGAACGATGAGTTCAGAAAGCAAATAAATCGCCAAGGTATTTTTGCCAAAGACTTCAAAGAAATAAACGCCTTTTTTCTGTTGAACAAAATCAGTGTAATAAAAAATCAAAGCCAAAATAGAAATCGACAAACCGATGGTGAGCAATACGTAAGAACTCGTCCATAGTTTTTTGTTTATAGCGAAGCCATAATTCCAAAGAAAACCACCTGCAATCAAGATAAATCCTACCAAAAGCAATTGGGCAATACCTTCATAACTTCTGCCTTTTTCTTGAATAAATTTACCCGCGAAATAACCTGCAAATACATTTACCAAACCTGGGAAAGTGCTCAAAAATCCTTCTGGGTCAAAGGCAAAACCTTCGCCATGATAGAGATGACTTTCGCCAAATAGTTGTAAATCTAAGTCCAGAACAGGATTGTGCTGCATGTCATAAGGTCCATATCCAATAAAAACGAGCCAATATCCCAACAAAATAATGGCGCTGAGATACAAAGAAAACTTAGGTTTGAAATAATATAAAATTAAAGAAGCTAGGCCATAACAAAGCGCAATTCTCTGCAATACCCCTAGAAATCGAGTCTCTACAAAAGGAAAACTTTTGAGATTAAAATCTGCATCTACATTGTAAAACGGGAACCAATACATGAGATACCCCAGTAAAAAGATAATGAATGTTCTTTTGAAAATCTTCGTCAAAACTTGCTGTTGAGACATTTTTTTCCACTTATCCATTACAAAACTCATAGAGTTTCCTACGGCAAAAAGAAAAGCAGGGAAAACCAAATCTGTAGGCGTAAAACCATTCCACTGTGCATGAAGCAATGGCGCAAAAGTAGTTCCCCAGTTCCCTGAAGTATTTACAATAATCATAAAACACACCGTCATCCCACGGAAGACATCTAAGGCTAAAGAACGATTACTCAACTTCATAATTTTTTTTATATAGGTTTTAGGTATTTTTGGTAATTGGTGATTAGTAATTTGTAATTGGTATTTAGTATTTAGAATTTCATATCTCATACTTCATACTTCATACTTCATATTTGGTTTGAGGTAATTGGTAATTGGTATTTAGTATTTGGTATTTAGAATTTCATATCTCATACTTCATATTTCATATTTCATACTTCATATTTCATATTTGGTTTGAGGTAATTGGTATTAGATATTTTATATTCAAATGAATAATGTGTTATTTTTTCCATTTTTACAACTTCACGACTTTGCAACTCTACAATTTCAAAACGCTCTCTCCATATTTCTCCCACAATCTCTTAGAAATCTCTAGCGTATTTCCTTTTGGTGTGGAAGGATAAGTATTCTGCGCTTCCGACCAATCCCATGAAAATTGATTCACTCTTTCTAAAATCAATTGCTCATCTGCATTTCTGCCCTGTTCTACAGCAAGAATTGCCTCGTCTATAAAGATTTTCCATCGACCGCCATAATAATCTTTCATGAGTCCAGCAACAGAACGATTGGCATAATCATTAAGATCTCTGCCTTTTTCTCCCCAGACGCTGATGATTTTTCGGGCATCTCTTTCATAGTAGGCTTTTTCTTGTTCCATATCGGTCATTGCTCTAGCATCGGCAATCCATTTTCCAACCAAATAATTCGGATTAGAAGCGAGTAGTTCATCAATGTCATCAATAATTTGAAGCATTTCGGCTCCTGTTTTTTTCATTTTAGCGACGTCTTGTTGACGATATGCTTGCGTAAATTGGTCTCTGACTTGATAAAAGTAATTGCCCAAAACTTGTTTGCCAATTGCAGTCAAATCATCTCTGTATTCATCAGTATTGGCTTCTACGGCAATCAAATGCTTCCATGCGGAAGCAAGGTCATGATTATCGTAGGCAATCTCTGGATTTACCGTCCAATTATAAGCTTTTTCAAAGACAGGTTTTGAATGCGTTAAATCGCCTTTTCCCACATCAGAGTTTTGGACATATACTTTTTCTGAAAGGATTTCCCAAGCTTTTTCAGCATCTGCATTTTCTTTTCCTGCTCTGCTTTTGGCATAGGTTTTTACAAAATCTTTCATGCGATGACCTTTTTTCCAAACTTTATCCAAGATAAATTCATACATCACGGGATTATCTCCGAAACCTTCCAATGTTGCGCCAATTCCCCATAGATTTTTGCCTCCATTCTGCAATACATGTTCTATTTTTTCATCTGCATCTTTCAGATTTCCATGCAGGGTGGTATTTCCTCCGAAATTCCCTAAGTAAGACCAAATGTAAGGCTGACCGAAAAAAGAATCGGTGCGTTTCCAAACTTCGGTATGGTCACAGAAATAATCCAGCATCATCAACTGATCTTGCGGAACAGCTTGCAAATAAGCTTTAATGCGCTCATTCGTCCATTTATTTTGTATATAATAGAAAATCCAACCCATCTGCAACCATTTCGCTTTCGGGTCTACATGCGTGAGAGATTCATAAATATGTTGAGAAACTTTCGCCAAATATTCAGGTTCCCAACTTGGAGGGGTAACTTCATTAAAAGGGTCTATGCCGTAAATGTGGTCGGTACCAAATTCCTTGGTTTGTTCTTTCAAAAAGGCTTCTTGAATTTGTAAAAATAAAGGGTCAAAAGAATCTAAAAAGTAACTCTGGTATGTTTCGCTGAAATTACCCCATTCTCCAAGGGAAGTGATTTTAGCATGAGGATATTTTTTTAACAATGCTTTAGGAACATGTCCCGCAAAAGCAGGCAATACAGGTTTCATGTTAAAAGCTCTCGCTCTTGCTAAAATTTTCTTTTGTAATTCGGCTTGACCATCAATCCAAGACATCGGAAGAGGACCTTCCCAATGATCGATATTCGCCATTCTGTGCCAAGGCAAATAAGCAGGTCCAGTAAAGAAACTTTTAATTTCTTCATCGCTTAAACCAAATTGTTTCCACACGTTGAGCCAAATTTTTTCTTGCCCCGTAATCGCCAAAGGTAGATTCACGCCATTCAGCGCCATCCAATCGATAAAACGCTCCCAGTCGTGCCATTTCCACCAAGGCATGGTATACCCGAAAGTACAATAATTCAAGAAAAAACGATGCGGAACTCTTGCCTCGTTTCGTATTTGTCCTTTAAAAACAGGCATTTTTGCTGGAACTTTCACCACATTATCTGCATACCAAGACACTGAAACATGACCATACGTTTTGAGGTATTCATTAAAACCTACAGCCATTGCATTGGCATTATTGGCAGAAATATGCAGTTTCCCTTTCTTGAATTCCAGCTCGTAATAATCTGGGGAAGTCTTACTTTTTACTTGATGAAAGACTATTTTTTCGGCATAAGCAGGAGCAATTCTCTGCACCAAACCTTTAGCCGCATCAACATCAGAAGATTGAGCCAGTAAAAACAGAGAAAAAAACGTAAAGAATAGTGCGTTCAGTTTTGCCATAGTCTACAATTAGGAGGATAAAGATAAAAAATTATTGTCTCAAAAAGATAATTTATAAAAGAAGATTTTTATCATCCCGATTTCAACCACTTACTACACTTTTCTGATGCTGCATGAAATGCTTTTAATGCTTAACATTGAAAAAGCAAATGACTATGGAACGTGTTCTAGATATTGCCTTTTAATGTTTTGTTGCTTCAATATTTCAGAGATAAACGGTTGTATTTCATAGTTGATTTGATCCTCGGTATAATCATTGGCATGAGGAGATTTGATGAGCTGTAACCAAGGTTTTTTCTCAAATTCAGGGGTTCCAAAAATAATCACGGGTGTACCTTTAGCCAAGGCTACAGTCCCTTTTTTGTTCAGAATCCATTCATCTGCCCAAGTGTACATAAAGTAGGCATCTTCTTCTAATAAACGAACACAAGAATGTGAAGCATGATGCCCCGGCAAATCATACTGATGCCAACCGATGCCCAAATAATTATACAAATTAAAGTTCCATCTCAGTTTCCAATCAGAATTCACGGTACTGATGGCGACTTCCTTCTTCCAATTGGTAAAGGTAAGTCCCATTTTGGTAGGCGTTTCTTTTTTGCCCATACTGGTAGGTCCCCACTTGATGAGATTCCCGTTTTCATACAAGGCATAGGCATGAATGGCATAACTGAACATTGCCAATTTCTGAATGTTTCTAGCCGCAGAAACGTTTTTAGGAAACGGACTGTAAACTGTAAAATCTTTTTCCA contains the following coding sequences:
- a CDS encoding IS3 family transposase (programmed frameshift); this encodes MGKSKYSVDFKLKAIKRYHKGDIGTDDLGKRIGVCGSLVRKWIKFYELYGVSGLVRLSNTHYTKDFKLKILSVIEKENLSLKEASRRFNIPAESSILSWQRNYKKNGILGLENRPRGRPKTMSNYKRKKKKTGKPLTREEELLERIYYLEAENAILKKFRRLNSGKEKSKAIEELRQDFDLAVLLHCTSMARSSFYYYQKRFQMKDKYAEIKEMIKQIYHRHKGRLGYRRITLLLKEKGILINHKTVLRLMKILGLKSIIRVKKYKSYKGEQGKIAPNVLQRNFKSDTPNQKWATDVTEFNVSGNKLYLSPIIDLFNGEIVSFDLSERPVFSQIIRMLKKSFRKVKSTQNIILHSDQGWQYQMKHYQNLLKEKGIIQSMSRKGNCLDNAVIENFFGTIKSEMFYTRKFGSIQELKKEIVKYIHYYNNDRIRLNLKGKSPVQYRTLSFENIV
- a CDS encoding toprim domain-containing protein, which gives rise to MNCNQFNSIKLEEVLASLGHHPTKQNEKEAWYLNPFAKENHASFKINKTLNYWYLHSEGIGGNNTDFMKKYLNTSVKNVLEWAEKQTFSSFQQQIISNKNLEKLPKNYEILEIKNIEHSALLEYLNDRKVVNQAKFTQEIHYRMNGKNYFGIGFKNDSGGYEIRNKFAKICLGKKDISTIKNGSKSVKIFEGFFDFLSFKNIEKYLEKEPSDYIILNSVSMIYKAQKSLEDYKNIELYFDNDEAGNRAVEILKNELNNAEDGLPPKS
- a CDS encoding VapE domain-containing protein; translation: MNEQKLLYQSDTPSKTIYDRAMQYLDEKYNIRYNTIALELEIQLKGKNETWSVLNINSLLIELAQSGIEINMNKLEILVRSHLIQQYNPIREYFENLETWDGENYIKKFSQYLKTNDDEAFLYHFEKWLTRAVLCSLNRGYVNKQSLVLASHQNSGKSSFLRFLIPPKLENYYTENISIDKDGIISICKNLICNLDELAVLSKSDVNTLKSFISKSSANIRLPYARKAEFLERICSFVGSTNRTDFLTDETGSIRWLIFEVYSFDFEYSKEIDIDKIWAQAYYNAFERKNYNPELTATDITENEKRNEKYAQVSMEQEILSAHFEKSEKMEEFLTATDIMLAMNNALGLRLNNVKIGKALTSLKYQRIKHPKLQVYGYLIKRKSE
- a CDS encoding helix-turn-helix transcriptional regulator, producing MENNEIIIHKLNRIEKHIFGLKTILNVEELSDYTGFKKSYIYKLVHTNSIPFSKPSGKILFFERKKIDEWLLKNSHKSNDEIQQEAIEFSLRKK
- a CDS encoding site-specific integrase gives rise to the protein MKISIYKRKLADGRESIFIEYYKGSVVSKDGKRKHLRDYENLQLYLHKNPKTQVEKNENKETLKLAENILAIRQTEYIQGKFDIKNTTKAKRTFLNFFSEMVDDREINFSHDNYGNWKSTYVHLKKIVPTNLTFDEIDENFVKKVKDYFDKQAITKSNLPLSQNSKHSYFNKFKACLKKAFDDGFLSINYSTKVKSFEQAESQREYLTFDELQSLAKSECKYPVLKKAFLFSCLSGLRWSDINTLKWCEVRDEGDVSKVNFRQEKTDGVEYLYISKQARELLGEKQEQQERVFKGLKYGMTYNTEIIRWCNRAAVSKHITFHSARHTNAVLLLENGADIYTVSKRLGHRELRTTQIYAKIVDSKAREAAEIIPELKIEM
- the mnmE gene encoding tRNA uridine-5-carboxymethylaminomethyl(34) synthesis GTPase MnmE, whose amino-acid sequence is MNQDTICALATANGIGAIGIIRVSGEQAIEICEKCFDGKALTQQKSHTVHYGFIKDGDEVIDEVMVSIFLAPKSFTTENSVEISFHGSPHIGKRILEVLIKNGARMAKAGEFTMRAFMNGRIDLSQAESIADLIASENEASRKVALQQLKGGISQEISVLRNDLLNFVSLIELELDFAEEDVEFADRTALVQLLQKIESKLKSLIDSFQYGNAIKSGVAVAIIGKPNAGKSTLLNALLKEERAIVSDIAGTTRDTIEEVLHIKGNAFRLIDTAGLRETEDAIEAIGVVKAKEKVAQADVLVYLIDVATTDLKDDLAMLQELAREDLKIIICLTKIDEVEQAEEKAQNIAKTLQSEIPAHELLKISAKENIHLQDLKDELSTYVEHLKSESNVVITNQRHYESLQKSIDAVYKVKEAITHQISTELLAYELRNALEHLGEISGEFTNDEVLGNIFSKFCIGK
- a CDS encoding acyltransferase family protein — protein: MRYEILNTKYQLQITNHQLPKIPKTYIKKIMKLSNRSLALDVFRGMTVCFMIIVNTSGNWGTTFAPLLHAQWNGFTPTDLVFPAFLFAVGNSMSFVMDKWKKMSQQQVLTKIFKRTFIIFLLGYLMYWFPFYNVDADFNLKSFPFVETRFLGVLQRIALCYGLASLILYYFKPKFSLYLSAIILLGYWLVFIGYGPYDMQHNPVLDLDLQLFGESHLYHGEGFAFDPEGFLSTFPGLVNVFAGYFAGKFIQEKGRSYEGIAQLLLVGFILIAGGFLWNYGFAINKKLWTSSYVLLTIGLSISILALIFYYTDFVQQKKGVYFFEVFGKNTLAIYLLSELIVPLMWRVPIAGQASYTWIYENLFTPFGAYFGAFLFSFVYMLLCWSVGYLLDKKKIYIKI
- a CDS encoding alpha-N-acetylglucosaminidase, which translates into the protein MAKLNALFFTFFSLFLLAQSSDVDAAKGLVQRIAPAYAEKIVFHQVKSKTSPDYYELEFKKGKLHISANNANAMAVGFNEYLKTYGHVSVSWYADNVVKVPAKMPVFKGQIRNEARVPHRFFLNYCTFGYTMPWWKWHDWERFIDWMALNGVNLPLAITGQEKIWLNVWKQFGLSDEEIKSFFTGPAYLPWHRMANIDHWEGPLPMSWIDGQAELQKKILARARAFNMKPVLPAFAGHVPKALLKKYPHAKITSLGEWGNFSETYQSYFLDSFDPLFLQIQEAFLKEQTKEFGTDHIYGIDPFNEVTPPSWEPEYLAKVSQHIYESLTHVDPKAKWLQMGWIFYYIQNKWTNERIKAYLQAVPQDQLMMLDYFCDHTEVWKRTDSFFGQPYIWSYLGNFGGNTTLHGNLKDADEKIEHVLQNGGKNLWGIGATLEGFGDNPVMYEFILDKVWKKGHRMKDFVKTYAKSRAGKENADAEKAWEILSEKVYVQNSDVGKGDLTHSKPVFEKAYNWTVNPEIAYDNHDLASAWKHLIAVEANTDEYRDDLTAIGKQVLGNYFYQVRDQFTQAYRQQDVAKMKKTGAEMLQIIDDIDELLASNPNYLVGKWIADARAMTDMEQEKAYYERDARKIISVWGEKGRDLNDYANRSVAGLMKDYYGGRWKIFIDEAILAVEQGRNADEQLILERVNQFSWDWSEAQNTYPSTPKGNTLEISKRLWEKYGESVLKL
- a CDS encoding L,D-transpeptidase, whose protein sequence is MNCFRNFIYLIGVFLLVQCNKSAGAEEVHYDTIQHQQKADTVQKDTVVKKEIKYHAFVVKNKNKDFITLEKKYSQEELHAILAINRLDYKNKWRADTLVVPDVMEKDFTVYSPFPKNVSAARNIQKLAMFSYAIHAYALYENGNLIKWGPTSMGKKETPTKMGLTFTNWKKEVAISTVNSDWKLRWNFNLYNYLGIGWHQYDLPGHHASHSCVRLLEEDAYFMYTWADEWILNKKGTVALAKGTPVIIFGTPEFEKKPWLQLIKSPHANDYTEDQINYEIQPFISEILKQQNIKRQYLEHVP